From the genome of Nakamurella flavida, one region includes:
- the thrB gene encoding homoserine kinase, translating into MRVPATSANLGPGFDSFGLALEIFDRVRARRAGATLLVDVVGVGADEVPRDASHLVVTAMARAFAAAGEELPAGLQVRCENRIPHGGGLGSSAAAIVAGLLLGRALLAGGPDLLSDAAVLTLASGMEGHPDNVAPALVGGFTVSFPQPAPSTSSGGSATSQAGPDGAVGVIRRDVHPDVRILVFTADQASSTHATRGLLPASVPHADAAANAAAAGLLALALTVEPRYLLRATVDRLHQPYRAPAMPATAALVADLRAAGLAAVVSGAGPSVIALTTQDVDPARWERPGFTVQQVPVCRSGAETTGAGDGTTSAG; encoded by the coding sequence GTGCGCGTACCAGCGACCTCGGCCAATCTCGGGCCCGGGTTCGACAGTTTCGGGCTCGCTCTGGAGATCTTCGACCGGGTCCGTGCCCGACGGGCCGGCGCGACCCTGCTCGTCGACGTCGTCGGCGTGGGAGCCGACGAGGTCCCCCGCGACGCCTCGCACCTCGTCGTCACCGCGATGGCGCGGGCGTTCGCCGCCGCGGGGGAAGAGTTGCCCGCCGGCCTGCAGGTGCGGTGCGAGAACCGCATCCCGCACGGTGGCGGGCTCGGCTCGTCCGCCGCGGCCATCGTCGCCGGCCTGCTGCTCGGTCGTGCCCTGCTCGCCGGTGGCCCCGACCTGCTGTCCGACGCCGCCGTCCTCACCCTGGCGAGCGGGATGGAGGGACACCCGGACAACGTCGCCCCCGCCCTGGTCGGCGGATTCACCGTCTCCTTCCCGCAGCCGGCGCCTTCGACGTCCTCCGGGGGCTCGGCGACGTCGCAAGCGGGACCCGACGGCGCGGTGGGGGTGATCCGCCGTGACGTGCACCCCGATGTCCGGATCCTGGTCTTCACCGCCGACCAGGCGAGTTCCACCCACGCGACCCGGGGCCTGCTCCCGGCGTCGGTGCCGCACGCGGACGCCGCCGCGAATGCCGCTGCGGCCGGTCTGCTGGCCCTGGCCCTCACCGTCGAGCCGCGGTATCTGCTCCGGGCCACCGTCGACCGGCTCCATCAGCCCTACCGCGCGCCGGCCATGCCGGCCACCGCCGCACTGGTCGCCGATCTCCGCGCCGCCGGTCTGGCCGCCGTGGTGTCCGGAGCAGGGCCGTCGGTGATCGCCCTGACCACCCAGGACGTCGACCCGGCGCGGTGGGAGCGGCCGGGGTTCACCGTCCAGCAGGTTCCGGTCTGCCGTTCCGGAGCCGAGACCACCGGCGCCGGAGACGGGACGACGTCGGCCGGATGA
- the rho gene encoding transcription termination factor Rho, giving the protein MTETTESLDISSVATADRADSAPRRGRRGEGLSGMVLTDLKALAGELGIRGTSGMRKGDLVAAITDRQSGSTSARSTARPETAPAAAPSSPTSSDAPREQSASSLPTQNSAGDTEGRRRSARRPEGAPETRGSAPDAIDHAPATPPAAPAAADRNGATTADGARQDAGAERADGREGARSEAAPTGSAGRSDQVGDSAAPDTRGSDDAAANNADGDTDGDPRGRRTRRGRRDRDDAAVDNGQVREQRDGQQRDGQQRDGQVNQQRDQQRGDRRNDRNDRTGGNDRADRNDRGDRNGGADRNGGSDRNTGNDRNGNTGRDRNDRNDQDDDELGGRRGRRFRDRNRRGRDRFAGDAPVETEVRDDDVLIPVAGILDVMDSYAFIRTSGYLTGPNDVYVSLSQVRKNGLRRGDAVTGAVRQAREGETPGQGTTQRQKFNALVRLDSVNGLDPETARNRPEFTKLTPLYPNDRLRLETESHILTTRVIDLVMPVGKGQRALIVSPPKAGKTMVMQAIANAITTNNPECHLMVVLIDERPEEVTDMQRSVKGEVIASTFDRPPADHTLVAELSIERAKRLVEMGRDVVVLLDSITRLGRAYNLAAPASGRILSGGVDSTALFPPKRFLGAARNIENGGSLTIFASALVETGSAGDTVIFEEFKGTGNAELKLDRRLADKRIFPAIDVDQSSTRKEDLLLSPDELAIVVKLRRVLSALDTQQAVELVLDRLRKTRNNVEFLMQVAKTTPGND; this is encoded by the coding sequence GTGACCGAAACCACGGAGTCGCTCGACATCTCCTCCGTCGCCACCGCAGATCGGGCCGATTCCGCGCCCCGTCGCGGTCGTCGTGGCGAAGGTCTGTCGGGCATGGTGCTGACCGATCTCAAGGCCCTCGCGGGCGAGCTCGGCATCCGTGGCACCTCCGGCATGCGCAAGGGAGACCTCGTCGCGGCCATCACCGATCGGCAGTCCGGCTCGACGTCGGCCCGGTCCACCGCACGCCCGGAGACCGCCCCTGCGGCTGCTCCCAGCTCTCCCACCTCGAGCGACGCCCCGCGCGAGCAGTCGGCGTCCAGCCTGCCGACGCAGAACTCCGCCGGTGACACCGAGGGTCGTCGTCGTTCCGCGCGTCGTCCGGAGGGCGCACCCGAGACACGGGGGAGCGCCCCCGATGCCATCGATCACGCGCCGGCCACCCCGCCGGCCGCGCCCGCCGCCGCCGACCGCAACGGGGCCACCACCGCGGACGGCGCGCGTCAGGACGCCGGTGCCGAGCGCGCCGACGGTCGCGAGGGCGCCCGGTCCGAAGCCGCCCCGACCGGATCCGCCGGCCGGTCCGATCAGGTCGGCGACAGTGCCGCTCCGGACACCCGGGGCTCCGACGACGCCGCCGCGAACAACGCCGACGGCGACACCGACGGGGACCCGCGCGGTCGTCGCACCCGCCGTGGCCGTCGTGACCGCGACGACGCCGCGGTGGACAACGGCCAGGTCCGCGAGCAGCGCGACGGCCAGCAGCGTGACGGCCAGCAGCGTGACGGCCAGGTCAACCAGCAGCGCGACCAGCAGCGCGGCGACCGCCGCAACGATCGCAACGACCGGACCGGCGGCAACGACCGCGCGGACCGCAACGACCGTGGTGACCGCAACGGTGGGGCCGACCGGAACGGCGGCAGCGACCGGAACACCGGGAACGACCGCAACGGCAACACCGGCCGCGACCGCAACGACCGCAACGACCAGGACGACGACGAGCTCGGTGGGCGGCGCGGCCGCCGGTTCCGTGATCGCAACCGTCGCGGCCGTGACCGGTTCGCCGGCGATGCCCCGGTCGAGACCGAGGTCCGCGACGACGACGTCCTGATCCCCGTCGCGGGCATCCTCGACGTGATGGACTCGTACGCGTTCATCCGGACCTCGGGGTACCTGACCGGCCCGAACGACGTCTACGTCTCGCTGTCCCAGGTCCGGAAGAACGGGCTGCGTCGCGGTGACGCGGTCACCGGTGCGGTCCGCCAGGCCCGCGAGGGGGAGACCCCGGGGCAGGGAACCACCCAGCGGCAGAAGTTCAACGCCCTGGTCCGGCTGGACTCGGTCAACGGTCTGGACCCGGAGACGGCCCGCAACCGCCCCGAGTTCACCAAGCTCACCCCGCTGTACCCGAACGACCGACTCCGTCTGGAGACCGAGTCGCACATCCTCACCACCCGGGTGATCGACCTGGTGATGCCGGTCGGCAAGGGTCAGCGCGCGCTCATCGTGTCGCCGCCCAAGGCCGGCAAGACGATGGTCATGCAGGCCATCGCGAACGCCATCACCACGAACAACCCGGAGTGCCACCTCATGGTCGTGCTGATCGACGAGCGACCCGAAGAGGTCACCGACATGCAGCGATCGGTCAAGGGTGAGGTCATCGCCTCCACCTTCGACCGTCCGCCGGCAGACCACACCCTGGTCGCCGAGCTGTCCATCGAGCGGGCCAAGCGGCTCGTCGAGATGGGTCGCGACGTCGTGGTGCTGCTCGACTCGATCACTCGCCTGGGCCGGGCCTACAACCTGGCCGCACCGGCGTCCGGACGCATCCTGTCCGGTGGTGTGGACTCGACGGCGTTGTTCCCGCCGAAGCGTTTCCTGGGCGCGGCCCGCAACATCGAGAACGGCGGGTCGCTCACCATCTTCGCGTCCGCCCTGGTGGAGACCGGTTCCGCCGGTGACACGGTGATCTTCGAGGAGTTCAAGGGCACCGGTAACGCCGAGCTCAAGCTCGATCGTCGCCTCGCCGACAAGCGCATCTTCCCGGCCATCGACGTCGATCAGTCCTCCACCCGCAAGGAGGACCTGCTGCTCTCGCCCGACGAGCTGGCCATCGTGGTCAAGCTGCGCCGGGTGCTGTCCGCGCTCGACACGCAGCAGGCCGTCGAGCTGGTGCTGGACCGGCTGCGCAAGACGCGCAACAACGTCGAGTTCCTCATGCAGGTCGCCAAGACCACGCCCGGCAACGACTGA
- a CDS encoding PPOX class F420-dependent oxidoreductase has protein sequence MTTGDGSDPAAKAAGYAVLARTSYVLLTTFRKDGRAVPTPVWAAPGVGDLAGELLVWTNPNAGKVKRIRRSGHVLVQPCDRRGRPVGRGVPATARVLAPHDAPAVLDAIRGKYGLLGRLTLLPQRFTSRPAGALAVRLGGAASAE, from the coding sequence ATGACCACGGGTGACGGGTCGGACCCGGCGGCCAAGGCCGCCGGGTACGCGGTGCTGGCCCGCACCAGCTACGTCCTGCTCACCACCTTCCGCAAGGACGGGCGGGCGGTGCCGACCCCGGTCTGGGCGGCGCCGGGCGTGGGCGACCTGGCCGGGGAGCTGCTCGTCTGGACCAACCCGAACGCCGGGAAGGTCAAGCGGATCCGACGCAGCGGGCACGTCCTCGTGCAGCCCTGCGACCGGCGGGGCCGACCGGTCGGGCGCGGCGTCCCGGCGACGGCACGGGTGCTGGCGCCGCACGACGCACCGGCGGTGCTCGACGCCATCCGGGGCAAGTACGGGCTGCTCGGCCGGCTGACGCTGCTGCCGCAGCGCTTCACCTCCCGGCCGGCCGGCGCCCTGGCCGTCCGGCTCGGCGGAGCCGCCTCCGCGGAATAG
- the rpmE gene encoding 50S ribosomal protein L31 translates to MKSGIHPQYTATEVVCGCGNTFTTRSTSAGDKITVEVCSNCHPFYTGKQKILDTGGRVARFEARYGKRSR, encoded by the coding sequence ATGAAGTCCGGCATCCACCCGCAGTACACCGCGACCGAGGTCGTCTGTGGCTGTGGCAACACCTTCACCACCCGGAGCACCTCCGCCGGCGACAAGATCACCGTCGAGGTCTGCTCCAACTGCCACCCGTTCTACACCGGCAAGCAGAAGATCCTGGACACCGGCGGCCGCGTCGCCCGCTTCGAGGCGCGGTACGGCAAGCGCAGCCGCTGA
- the prfA gene encoding peptide chain release factor 1 encodes MSPDAGSAPAQAHTSALTAEYADLQRAMAEPSLHADPAAARRLGRRYAALTPIVTTAADLDTARGDLEAAVELGADDAAFAQEAAELAVRVSDLELRLAELLTPRDPDDAKDVLVEIKAGEGGEESALFAGDLLRMYLRYAERRNWKTEVLAASESDLGGYKDVTVAVKAPGAPAPADGVWARLKYEGGVHRVQRVPVTESQGRIHTSAAGVFVAPEAEDVDVEVVPSDLRIDVFRSSGPGGQSVNTTDSAVRITHLPTGIVVSCQNEKSQLQNKEQALRILRARLLVAARSVADEAAADARRSQVRTVDRSERVRTYNFPENRIADHRVGFKAHNLDAVLDGDLDAVLDALERADRAERLAGHR; translated from the coding sequence ATGAGCCCCGACGCCGGATCCGCCCCCGCGCAGGCGCACACCTCGGCACTGACCGCCGAGTACGCCGATCTGCAGCGCGCGATGGCCGAGCCGTCGCTGCACGCTGATCCCGCCGCGGCCCGTCGGTTGGGTCGTCGCTACGCCGCGCTCACCCCGATCGTCACCACCGCGGCCGATCTCGACACCGCCCGCGGTGATCTCGAGGCCGCCGTCGAACTGGGCGCCGACGACGCGGCCTTCGCGCAGGAGGCCGCCGAACTGGCGGTGCGGGTGTCCGACCTGGAGCTCCGCCTGGCCGAGCTGCTGACCCCGCGCGACCCGGACGACGCCAAGGACGTCCTGGTCGAGATCAAGGCGGGGGAGGGCGGCGAGGAGTCGGCCCTGTTCGCCGGTGATCTGCTCCGCATGTACCTGCGGTACGCCGAACGCCGCAACTGGAAGACCGAGGTCCTCGCCGCGTCCGAGTCCGACCTGGGGGGATACAAGGACGTCACCGTCGCGGTGAAGGCGCCGGGAGCGCCCGCACCGGCGGACGGTGTGTGGGCCCGGCTCAAGTACGAGGGTGGCGTGCACCGGGTCCAACGGGTGCCCGTGACGGAGTCGCAGGGCCGCATCCACACCTCCGCGGCCGGGGTGTTCGTCGCCCCGGAGGCCGAGGACGTGGACGTCGAGGTGGTGCCGTCCGATCTGCGGATCGACGTGTTCCGGTCGTCCGGCCCGGGTGGACAGTCCGTCAACACCACCGACTCCGCCGTCCGGATCACCCACCTGCCCACCGGCATCGTGGTGTCCTGCCAGAACGAGAAGAGCCAGCTGCAGAACAAGGAGCAGGCCCTGCGCATCCTGCGTGCCCGCCTGCTCGTGGCTGCCCGTTCCGTCGCGGACGAGGCCGCCGCCGATGCCCGACGGTCCCAGGTGCGCACCGTGGACCGGTCCGAACGGGTCCGGACGTACAACTTCCCGGAGAACCGCATCGCCGACCACCGGGTCGGCTTCAAGGCCCACAATCTGGACGCCGTGCTCGACGGGGACCTCGACGCGGTGCTGGACGCCCTGGAGCGCGCGGATCGCGCCGAGCGCCTGGCGGGCCACCGATGA
- the prmC gene encoding peptide chain release factor N(5)-glutamine methyltransferase, whose protein sequence is MSRVPLRSEISAAQGTLEAAGVPGARADAEILAADLLRVPRTKLGLHPLVDDGFVERFRALVDRRATRIPLQHLLGTAHLAGVDVAVGPGVFIPRPETESLVVWALDAIAGVRSPLVVDLFTGSAAIALAIATARPDARVIGVERSPGALAWARRNTESHRDAGGTPVELRGVDVFDIRGLADLDGAVDLVTANPPYVPVGTPVEPEVGEHDPAEAVFAGPDGLDVIRPLVAVVAGLLRVDGVLAVEHDDTHGESVPALLRARRILTDVTAHTDLAGRPRFVSARRVALPAR, encoded by the coding sequence ATGAGCCGGGTACCGCTGCGCAGCGAGATCAGCGCCGCCCAGGGGACGCTCGAGGCGGCCGGGGTGCCCGGTGCCCGGGCCGACGCGGAGATCCTGGCCGCCGACCTGCTCCGGGTGCCGCGGACGAAGCTGGGTCTGCACCCTCTGGTCGACGACGGGTTCGTGGAGCGTTTCCGCGCCCTGGTCGACCGACGGGCCACCCGCATCCCGTTGCAACACCTGCTCGGCACGGCTCATCTGGCCGGGGTCGACGTCGCCGTCGGACCGGGAGTCTTCATCCCCCGTCCGGAGACGGAGTCCCTGGTGGTCTGGGCGCTGGACGCGATCGCCGGGGTGCGGTCACCCCTGGTCGTCGATCTGTTCACCGGGAGCGCGGCCATCGCCCTGGCCATCGCCACCGCGCGACCCGACGCCCGGGTCATCGGTGTCGAACGGTCACCGGGCGCCCTGGCCTGGGCCCGCCGGAACACCGAGTCGCACCGCGATGCCGGCGGCACCCCCGTGGAGCTGCGCGGAGTGGACGTGTTCGACATCCGCGGCCTGGCCGATCTGGACGGTGCCGTCGACCTGGTCACGGCCAACCCGCCGTACGTGCCCGTCGGAACCCCGGTCGAACCCGAGGTCGGCGAGCACGACCCCGCCGAGGCGGTCTTCGCAGGTCCCGACGGACTGGACGTCATCCGGCCGCTGGTCGCCGTGGTCGCCGGGCTGCTCCGGGTGGACGGGGTGCTGGCCGTGGAGCACGACGACACCCACGGCGAATCCGTCCCCGCCCTGTTGCGCGCGCGGCGCATCCTCACCGATGTCACCGCCCACACCGATCTGGCCGGACGGCCCCGGTTCGTCTCCGCCCGGCGGGTCGCTCTCCCCGCACGCTGA
- a CDS encoding L-threonylcarbamoyladenylate synthase, with protein sequence MTVFDCSDPTARRAGLDAAATAARSGHLVVLPTDTVYGLGADAFNAAAVRALLATKGRGPDMPVPVLVGSWNTVDGLVGTVPDVARTLIRAFWPGGLSLVMHHAPSLAWDLGDTRGTVMIRMPLHPAALDLLRLVGPMAVSSANRSGQPPATTAAQAVEQLGSDVAVYLDGGSAAVGIASTVLDLTGEVPTVLRQGAVPLERLREVIGEVQAAG encoded by the coding sequence GTGACCGTCTTCGACTGCTCCGACCCCACCGCCCGTCGCGCCGGCCTGGATGCCGCCGCGACCGCCGCCCGTTCCGGCCACCTGGTCGTCCTGCCGACCGACACCGTCTACGGGTTGGGCGCCGACGCCTTCAACGCCGCCGCCGTGCGGGCGCTGCTGGCCACCAAGGGTCGCGGGCCGGACATGCCCGTCCCCGTCCTGGTCGGGTCGTGGAACACCGTGGACGGTCTGGTCGGGACGGTGCCGGACGTCGCGCGCACCCTGATCCGGGCGTTCTGGCCGGGCGGGTTGTCCCTGGTCATGCACCACGCCCCGTCCCTGGCCTGGGATCTGGGCGACACCCGGGGGACGGTGATGATCCGGATGCCGCTGCACCCCGCCGCTCTCGACCTGTTGCGCCTGGTCGGGCCGATGGCCGTGTCCAGCGCCAACCGCAGCGGTCAGCCGCCGGCCACGACCGCCGCGCAGGCCGTCGAGCAGCTCGGGTCCGACGTCGCCGTGTACCTGGACGGCGGGTCGGCCGCGGTGGGGATCGCCTCCACCGTCCTGGATCTCACCGGTGAGGTGCCCACCGTGCTCCGGCAGGGGGCGGTCCCGCTGGAGCGGCTCCGCGAGGTGATCGGCGAGGTGCAGGCGGCGGGCTGA
- a CDS encoding glycosyltransferase family 4 protein has protein sequence MAPVSDYAIPAREYALVFASALIVTFLLTGVVRTLAVKVGAVTPIRDRDVHRTPVPRMGGVAVFAGFSVAVLMAMNLATLGSAFRTSSEIMGVLAAGAVICAVGVLDDRFDLDAVTKLAGQILAAGVMALFGVQVNRVWVPSDEPSGGSLVSLDQTQSTLITILLTVILVNAMNFIDGLDGLLAGVALISGLAVFAFSARQLYLSANDTAASQAPLIAAALVGACLGFLPHNFSPARIFMGDSGAMFIGLAMAGATISATSKLDTSTFGPRTTIAFLAPLIVALAVVFIPILDFLLAVIRRTRKGLHPFSADKEHLHHRMLSIGHTQRQAVLIFYLWAALLAGSAVSLAFVDLSRYLGIYLLVVGGGLVLAVTCSAWPRVRAARLSRRQRQDTRAAESALPTPSIGHPS, from the coding sequence CTGGCTCCCGTGTCCGACTACGCGATCCCGGCGCGCGAGTACGCGCTGGTCTTCGCGTCGGCGCTGATCGTCACCTTCCTGCTGACCGGGGTGGTCCGCACGCTCGCGGTCAAGGTCGGTGCGGTGACCCCGATCCGCGACCGCGACGTCCACCGGACGCCCGTCCCGCGGATGGGTGGGGTCGCGGTCTTCGCCGGGTTCTCGGTCGCCGTGCTGATGGCCATGAACCTGGCCACGCTGGGCAGCGCGTTCCGGACGTCGTCGGAGATCATGGGTGTGCTCGCCGCCGGGGCGGTGATCTGCGCCGTCGGCGTGCTGGACGACCGGTTCGACCTGGATGCGGTGACCAAGCTGGCCGGGCAGATCCTGGCCGCCGGGGTGATGGCCCTCTTCGGGGTGCAGGTCAACCGGGTGTGGGTGCCCAGCGACGAGCCCAGCGGCGGCAGTCTGGTCTCGTTGGACCAGACGCAGAGCACGTTGATCACCATCCTGTTGACGGTGATCCTGGTGAACGCGATGAACTTCATCGACGGTCTGGACGGGCTCCTCGCCGGGGTCGCCCTCATCTCCGGGCTGGCGGTGTTCGCCTTCTCGGCGCGGCAGCTCTACCTGTCGGCCAACGACACGGCCGCCTCGCAGGCCCCGCTCATCGCCGCCGCCCTGGTCGGGGCGTGTCTGGGATTCCTGCCCCACAACTTCTCCCCGGCCCGCATCTTCATGGGCGACTCCGGAGCCATGTTCATCGGGCTGGCCATGGCCGGAGCGACCATCAGCGCCACCAGCAAGCTCGACACCTCGACCTTCGGCCCGCGGACGACGATCGCCTTCCTGGCCCCGCTCATCGTCGCCCTGGCCGTGGTCTTCATCCCCATCCTGGACTTCCTCCTCGCGGTGATCCGGCGGACCCGCAAGGGGCTGCACCCGTTCAGTGCCGACAAGGAGCACCTGCACCACCGGATGCTCTCGATCGGGCACACCCAGCGCCAGGCGGTGCTGATCTTCTACCTGTGGGCCGCCCTGTTGGCCGGGTCCGCCGTCTCGCTGGCGTTCGTGGATCTCTCCCGGTATCTCGGCATCTATCTGCTCGTGGTGGGTGGGGGCCTCGTCCTGGCGGTCACCTGCTCGGCCTGGCCCCGGGTCCGGGCCGCTCGCCTGAGCCGACGCCAGCGCCAGGACACCCGCGCCGCCGAATCCGCCCTCCCGACCCCTTCGATCGGACACCCGTCATGA
- a CDS encoding AtpZ/AtpI family protein encodes MIAASRSPHTGSNQGWAVVSTLLGGFIVWGGIGWLLDHWWGTRLMTPIGLIVGMALGIYAVVARAMAEEPGRPVRDDTNDEPPPAGTRRET; translated from the coding sequence ATGATTGCCGCCTCACGTTCTCCTCACACGGGGAGCAACCAGGGCTGGGCCGTCGTCTCCACCCTGCTCGGCGGTTTCATCGTGTGGGGTGGCATCGGTTGGCTGCTGGATCACTGGTGGGGTACCCGCCTGATGACCCCCATCGGCCTGATCGTCGGCATGGCACTCGGGATCTACGCGGTCGTGGCGCGAGCCATGGCCGAGGAACCCGGCCGACCAGTTCGAGACGACACCAATGACGAGCCGCCTCCGGCCGGCACCAGAAGGGAGACCTGA
- the atpB gene encoding F0F1 ATP synthase subunit A: protein MSLTLLSQSLMAAPEGEGGFTPPTVEHSFFFDKIGDGSVIASVKAMVLLVLGTLIIIGFFLAASRKAAMMPGKLQFMGESIYGFVRNGIAIEILGKHGKAWAGFLTTLFVFILIQNLWGIVPIAQLPVTSHFAIPVMLAVLVWLLYMGVGIKKHGLFGFFKLMCYIPGIPVGMHVLLIPIEFLSNIILRPFTLAVRLFANMFAGHMLITVAAVGFLYLLESGNTTQIALSILPGIGSLGLVFFELLIISLQAYVFTLLAAIYLESSLADEH from the coding sequence GTGTCTCTGACCCTGCTGTCCCAGAGCCTGATGGCGGCTCCTGAGGGCGAGGGTGGCTTCACGCCGCCGACCGTCGAGCATTCCTTCTTCTTCGACAAGATCGGTGACGGCAGCGTCATCGCGTCGGTCAAGGCGATGGTCCTGCTCGTCCTCGGCACCCTCATCATCATCGGGTTCTTCCTCGCCGCGTCCCGCAAGGCCGCGATGATGCCCGGCAAGCTGCAGTTCATGGGGGAGTCGATCTACGGCTTCGTCCGCAACGGCATCGCGATCGAGATCCTCGGCAAGCACGGCAAGGCGTGGGCCGGCTTCCTCACCACGCTGTTCGTCTTCATCCTGATCCAGAACCTCTGGGGCATCGTCCCCATCGCCCAGCTGCCGGTGACCTCGCACTTCGCGATCCCGGTCATGCTCGCGGTGCTGGTCTGGCTGCTCTACATGGGTGTGGGGATCAAGAAGCACGGGCTCTTCGGGTTCTTCAAGCTGATGTGCTACATCCCCGGCATCCCCGTGGGCATGCACGTCCTGCTCATCCCCATCGAGTTCCTGTCGAACATCATCCTGCGGCCGTTCACCCTGGCCGTCCGGTTGTTCGCCAACATGTTCGCCGGCCACATGCTCATCACCGTGGCCGCGGTCGGTTTCCTCTACCTCCTCGAGTCGGGCAACACGACCCAGATCGCGCTGAGCATCCTGCCGGGTATCGGCAGCCTCGGCCTGGTCTTCTTCGAGCTGCTCATCATCTCGCTGCAGGCCTACGTCTTCACCCTGCTCGCCGCGATCTACCTCGAGTCGTCCCTCGCGGACGAGCACTGA
- the atpE gene encoding ATP synthase F0 subunit C, which produces MADVTQLAELTGNIGTVGYGLAAIGPGIGVGIVWASYIQSTARQPESAGLTRTYAFLGFAVSEALALLGFVVPFIIT; this is translated from the coding sequence ATGGCTGATGTGACCCAGCTCGCCGAGCTCACCGGCAACATCGGCACCGTCGGGTATGGCCTCGCCGCCATCGGCCCCGGCATCGGTGTCGGCATCGTCTGGGCCTCGTACATCCAGTCCACCGCGCGCCAGCCGGAGTCGGCCGGTCTGACCCGGACCTACGCGTTCCTGGGCTTCGCGGTGTCCGAGGCGCTGGCCCTCCTGGGCTTCGTGGTTCCGTTCATCATCACCTGA
- a CDS encoding F0F1 ATP synthase subunit B produces the protein MFTATTPLAAEEATNPIGLPWGEVVLAAVAFGILVFVLGKFVWPQFEKAYAARTAAIEGGIEKAEAAQNEAKAALDRYNQQLAGAREEAAKIREDARAQAQAIRDDMLTQARAEAERISASGRAQLDAQRQQIVAELRSDMGRVSVDLAGRIVGESLQDDDRAHRTVERFLAELER, from the coding sequence ATGTTCACCGCCACCACGCCGCTCGCGGCGGAAGAGGCCACCAATCCCATCGGTCTGCCCTGGGGTGAGGTGGTCCTGGCCGCCGTCGCCTTCGGCATCCTGGTCTTCGTGCTCGGCAAGTTCGTCTGGCCGCAGTTCGAGAAGGCCTACGCAGCACGGACCGCCGCGATCGAGGGCGGCATCGAGAAGGCCGAGGCCGCCCAGAACGAGGCCAAGGCCGCGCTGGACCGTTACAACCAGCAGCTCGCCGGCGCCCGCGAGGAAGCCGCCAAGATCCGCGAGGACGCCCGCGCCCAGGCGCAGGCCATCCGCGACGACATGCTGACCCAGGCCCGGGCCGAGGCCGAGCGCATCTCCGCGTCCGGTCGGGCCCAGCTCGACGCCCAGCGGCAGCAGATCGTGGCCGAACTCCGTTCGGACATGGGTCGTGTCTCGGTCGATCTCGCCGGCCGCATCGTCGGCGAGTCCCTGCAGGACGACGACCGGGCGCACCGCACGGTCGAGCGCTTCCTGGCCGAACTGGAGCGCTGA
- a CDS encoding F0F1 ATP synthase subunit delta, with translation MQHIASRQALEASTARLLQDAANLDDDGLGALGDELRSVGSLLLREVPLRRTLSEATLSLETREGILTRVLQGKVGDRTLALVRFALGQTWSNGRDLQTGVTRLGRTAMFLRAERTGTIDEVEDQMFRFSRIVDASPELSVVLDDPTVDPQARGSLITRLLGERADPLVTSMVVGLAQDTAGRSVTHGLRELVDQAADRRDKVVATVKSAVAFTPDQVRRLTAALNRIYGSEVSVHLEVEPGLVGGVRVQVGDEVIDGSIAGRLDSLRRTLAGS, from the coding sequence ATGCAGCACATCGCCAGTCGGCAGGCCCTCGAGGCCAGCACCGCGCGCCTGCTGCAGGACGCGGCCAACCTGGACGACGACGGTCTCGGCGCCCTGGGTGACGAACTCCGGTCCGTCGGGTCCCTGCTCCTGCGGGAGGTGCCGCTGCGGCGGACCCTCTCGGAGGCGACGCTGTCGCTGGAGACCCGCGAGGGCATCCTCACCCGGGTGCTCCAGGGCAAGGTCGGCGATCGCACGCTGGCCCTCGTCCGCTTCGCGCTGGGCCAGACCTGGTCGAACGGGCGCGACCTGCAGACCGGTGTCACCCGGCTCGGCCGGACGGCGATGTTCCTGCGAGCCGAGCGCACCGGCACCATCGACGAGGTCGAGGACCAGATGTTCCGGTTCAGCCGGATCGTCGACGCCAGTCCGGAGCTCTCGGTCGTCCTGGACGATCCGACCGTCGATCCGCAGGCGCGCGGATCGTTGATCACCCGGCTCCTCGGGGAGCGCGCCGATCCGCTGGTCACCTCCATGGTCGTCGGTCTCGCCCAGGACACCGCCGGACGGTCGGTCACCCACGGCCTGCGCGAGCTCGTGGACCAGGCCGCCGACCGCCGCGACAAGGTGGTGGCGACGGTCAAGTCCGCCGTGGCCTTCACCCCGGATCAGGTGCGCCGGCTCACGGCCGCACTGAACCGCATCTACGGCAGTGAGGTCAGCGTCCACCTCGAGGTGGAACCAGGCCTGGTCGGCGGGGTGCGCGTGCAGGTCGGTGACGAGGTCATCGACGGCAGCATCGCGGGCCGGCTCGACTCGTTGCGCCGCACCCTTGCCGGGTCTTGA